Proteins found in one Alicyclobacillus cycloheptanicus genomic segment:
- a CDS encoding glycosyltransferase family 2 protein, protein MSDTLIVVPAYNESANIEKSLSALLAKGMDADILVIDDGSSDDTARLARQYPVTVISHPCNLGYGTTLQTGYKYALSQQYSYVIQYDADGQHNADDVVRLREALRTSGADLAIGSRFAGDPSFRPGALKLVAIRWFRLLIYVFTRKRISDPTSGLRGLSRRLLYHYARSTRFPEDFPDADFVTDVLLRRWMVVEVPIGSHEREQGQSMHAGWKPLVYMGKVTLSMIGVALNHLLGKRGVTT, encoded by the coding sequence ATGAGCGACACGTTGATCGTGGTGCCGGCGTACAACGAATCTGCCAATATTGAAAAATCTCTGTCCGCGTTGCTGGCCAAAGGGATGGATGCGGATATTTTGGTGATTGACGACGGGTCGTCCGACGACACGGCACGTCTTGCGCGGCAGTACCCGGTGACGGTGATTTCCCATCCGTGCAACCTGGGTTATGGAACCACCCTGCAGACCGGGTACAAGTATGCCTTGAGTCAGCAGTATTCGTACGTGATTCAGTACGATGCGGACGGCCAGCACAACGCCGACGATGTGGTCCGCTTGCGCGAGGCGCTGCGGACGTCCGGGGCGGACTTAGCCATCGGATCGCGATTTGCCGGCGACCCATCGTTCCGGCCCGGGGCATTGAAATTGGTCGCGATTCGGTGGTTTCGGCTCCTCATTTACGTCTTCACGCGCAAGCGCATCTCCGATCCGACGTCCGGGCTGCGGGGATTGAGCCGCAGGCTGCTGTATCATTATGCGCGCTCGACGCGCTTCCCGGAGGATTTCCCAGACGCGGATTTTGTCACAGACGTCCTGCTGCGCCGATGGATGGTCGTCGAGGTGCCGATTGGCAGCCATGAACGGGAGCAGGGGCAGAGCATGCACGCGGGGTGGAAGCCCCTGGTGTACATGGGGAAAGTCACGCTGAGCATGATTGGTGTCGCGTTGAACCACCTGCTCGGG
- the murJ gene encoding murein biosynthesis integral membrane protein MurJ codes for MHFDRGYRTAAARLVRAVLPASARVRRWMGWLQTHRVLLSMMLLNAAVALSGFGKDVAIAGYLGTSAAADAFAATYAIVDTIGNNVFGSAVNVAAAAQLGDWAERLRPQDYTRIAVRMVGLVLCMSVAVAAVLLAVRMPFLSLYARNAAELSGMSSMYLWLLPSVMIYPCYYAVAGAMQALGHFRVSISVPILLNLMVLATSQWAALHRMPLTQGAVVLCASITAGAMLMMVSMAFVWVRWQRKNDIVFQRRTRLDFSIKTLYTGLVRIVISYAFYLGCVQGVGFAERFAASKLGPGSLAALSYAYRVGQVPNWVFISALGVFLLPGFGAAVAQQRMHEVERILRQAVELCWMLCLPISIVFFVFRVPLVQILFERGAFSQHSAALTATFVGGYAIAIVMQGLSALLFRLSAATGRLWLPVVVTGLSCAGNAVFDILMTPHFGPLTIGVGAAAGSGFCSLFLLWYVRRVLGIELRHAPQTVRRFGLANAAVLLMALGALQLFRMPGRLSNGWGGALLLGGVCIVIGLVYLAMLRGRGAVGVTTPR; via the coding sequence TTGCATTTCGATAGAGGGTACCGCACCGCGGCGGCCAGGCTGGTCCGTGCGGTTCTGCCGGCTTCCGCCCGGGTCCGGCGATGGATGGGATGGCTGCAGACGCACCGGGTCCTGTTGTCCATGATGCTGTTGAACGCCGCGGTGGCGCTGAGCGGGTTTGGAAAAGACGTCGCGATCGCCGGGTACTTGGGAACCAGTGCCGCCGCGGACGCCTTCGCGGCGACGTACGCGATTGTGGACACGATTGGCAACAACGTGTTTGGCAGCGCAGTGAATGTCGCCGCCGCGGCTCAACTGGGGGACTGGGCTGAACGCTTGCGTCCGCAGGACTACACCCGCATCGCAGTGCGGATGGTGGGCCTGGTTCTCTGTATGTCGGTCGCCGTCGCCGCCGTGCTGCTTGCGGTGCGCATGCCCTTTCTATCTCTGTACGCAAGGAATGCAGCTGAACTTTCCGGGATGTCCAGCATGTACCTGTGGCTTTTGCCCAGCGTGATGATTTATCCTTGCTATTATGCTGTTGCGGGAGCGATGCAGGCGCTTGGGCACTTTCGGGTGAGCATCAGCGTGCCCATTCTACTCAACTTGATGGTGCTGGCGACGTCGCAGTGGGCGGCGCTGCACCGCATGCCGCTCACACAGGGCGCGGTCGTTTTGTGTGCGTCCATCACAGCGGGCGCCATGCTGATGATGGTGTCGATGGCCTTTGTTTGGGTGCGGTGGCAAAGGAAAAACGACATCGTCTTCCAAAGACGGACAAGGTTAGACTTTTCTATCAAAACCTTATATACTGGCCTTGTCAGAATCGTCATTTCATATGCATTCTACTTGGGTTGTGTGCAGGGGGTCGGGTTTGCGGAGCGATTCGCAGCGTCGAAATTAGGCCCGGGGTCATTAGCGGCACTCAGCTATGCGTATCGTGTCGGACAGGTCCCAAACTGGGTTTTCATTTCGGCGCTCGGCGTGTTTCTCCTGCCTGGCTTCGGTGCAGCAGTGGCACAGCAGCGCATGCACGAGGTGGAACGCATTCTGAGACAAGCCGTTGAGCTGTGCTGGATGCTGTGTTTGCCCATTTCGATTGTGTTCTTCGTATTCCGTGTCCCGTTGGTTCAAATCTTGTTCGAACGCGGCGCATTTTCCCAGCACTCGGCCGCGTTGACAGCCACTTTCGTAGGCGGCTACGCCATCGCGATTGTGATGCAAGGATTGTCGGCGCTGTTGTTCCGGTTGTCGGCTGCGACGGGACGGCTTTGGCTGCCTGTCGTTGTCACAGGGCTGTCATGTGCAGGGAATGCTGTGTTCGACATCCTCATGACACCGCACTTCGGACCACTGACGATAGGCGTTGGTGCCGCAGCAGGCAGTGGCTTTTGTTCTCTCTTCTTACTTTGGTACGTTCGGCGCGTCCTTGGCATCGAGCTGCGGCATGCACCGCAGACGGTGCGGCGGTTCGGACTGGCCAATGCGGCCGTGCTGCTGATGGCGCTCGGCGCTCTGCAGCTGTTCAGGATGCCTGGACGCCTGTCCAATGGATGGGGCGGTGCACTGCTGCTCGGCGGTGTTTGCATCGTGATCGGCCTCGTTTATCTCGCCATGCTGCGCGGCCGCGGTGCCGTCGGCGTGACAACACCAAGATAG
- a CDS encoding DUF3473 domain-containing protein produces the protein MQNALTVDVEDWYQTSDFDFPLQTWDRFEDRVDANTRKLLDLFDGFGVKGTFFVLGCVAKKHPGLVTEIVSRGHELASHGGWHQMLTRMTLAEIRSDLTWSKALLEDLSGQAVTAFRAPSWSVSHQNLEVLALLEELGFRVDSSLQPFRTPLSGMKGVPHHPFHPVVGGRRLNLVEFPSCVARLFGTAFPFSGGLYLRILPVGIITAMLRRVNRERAGMVYVHPWEVDVQQPRITRSPVIRLTHYYHLRTTERKLQRLLAQFQFGRLQDVVAGQDVPDVELAGSGGTQVAFR, from the coding sequence GTGCAAAATGCACTCACGGTGGATGTGGAAGACTGGTACCAGACCAGCGACTTTGATTTTCCCCTTCAAACTTGGGATCGTTTTGAGGACCGCGTGGATGCCAACACGCGGAAACTGCTCGATTTGTTTGATGGGTTTGGGGTCAAGGGTACGTTCTTTGTGCTGGGGTGTGTGGCGAAGAAGCATCCGGGGCTGGTCACGGAGATTGTTTCCCGGGGGCATGAACTTGCTTCCCATGGCGGCTGGCATCAGATGCTCACACGCATGACCCTGGCGGAGATTCGCAGCGACCTCACGTGGTCGAAGGCCCTCTTGGAAGATTTGTCTGGGCAGGCGGTCACCGCGTTTCGGGCGCCGTCCTGGTCCGTCTCTCATCAGAACCTGGAGGTCCTGGCGCTTTTGGAGGAACTGGGGTTTCGCGTCGACTCCAGCCTGCAGCCGTTTCGTACGCCGTTGTCCGGGATGAAGGGCGTGCCGCATCACCCGTTCCACCCGGTCGTCGGCGGGCGTCGGCTGAACTTGGTGGAGTTTCCTTCCTGCGTCGCGCGGCTGTTCGGTACCGCGTTTCCGTTTTCGGGCGGCCTGTATCTGCGCATCCTGCCCGTCGGCATCATTACGGCGATGCTGCGCCGGGTGAACCGGGAGCGGGCGGGCATGGTGTACGTGCATCCCTGGGAAGTCGATGTACAACAGCCGCGCATCACACGGTCGCCCGTCATTCGACTCACTCATTACTATCACCTCCGAACGACCGAACGGAAGCTGCAGCGGCTGCTGGCACAGTTTCAGTTTGGCCGGCTGCAGGACGTCGTGGCCGGTCAAGACGTTCCGGACGTAGAACTGGCAGGAAGCGGAGGGACCCAGGTTGCATTTCGATAG